A part of Acipenser ruthenus chromosome 48, fAciRut3.2 maternal haplotype, whole genome shotgun sequence genomic DNA contains:
- the LOC131721161 gene encoding B-cell lymphoma 6 protein homolog: MGSSRTAVAEGYVKEFSVSVGVVPAEGYVKEFTRHSSAVLRNLNELRLREILTDATLLVRGARLRAHRAVLIACSGFFYSLFSRCGPGALSVLSLPESLDPEGVSLLLDFMYSSRLPLSPHSVGGVLAAATYLQMEHVADTCRSFIRCSGERTTFHPRPGLDFPSAGVSLPPPAVLLSAGAVPVNALRSPVTRTSASTPHGGAVQDSHRPQGETTSFGCCGLGLDLEADPPRAARDGVKMEVDEKGQGELSMARQPALSPLPTPDSPSRSSCHPNSPSEASGCGNQPPDNPTSTTVTESSPNRDPKACNWKKYKYIVLNPLCRRASIKGEEGEGREAGPEPCNHTPTDMDRRGSPASPAQEAEHEAERSQSNRCSQCQVCQQSFQQVSELCHHILVTHPGEDLPQFPSPAPVGGAYTCSLCQRHLTKEEVQQRLFLRCRGDGDCDDNPNQTFKCDSCCSEFRYRGNLTGNKTAHRGEKPYRCSVCGAQFNRPANLKTHSRIHSGEKPYPCETCGARFVQVAHLRAHVLIHTGEKPYPCETCGTRFRHLQTLKSHVRIHTGEKPYHCEKCDLHFRHKSQLRLHLRQKHGAITNTKIRYKVLSDPYRAPISSC; this comes from the exons ATGGGCTCGTCTCGCACTGCAGTGGCGGAGGGATACGTGAAGGAGTTCTCTGTCAGCGTGGGCGTCGTGCCGGCGGAGGGATACGTGAAGGAGTTCACCCGGCACTCGAGCGCCGTGCTTCGGAACCTGAACGAGCTGCGACTCCGCGAGATCCTGACCGACGCCACGCTGCTGGTGCGCGGAGCGAGACTGCGGGCCCACCGAGCCGTGCTCATCGCCTGCAG TGGCTTCTTCTACTCCCTGTTCTCTCGCTGTGGCCCCGGGGCCCTGAGCGTCCTCTCCCTGCCGGAGTCTCTGGACCCCGAGGGGGTGTCCCTGCTCCTGGACTTCATGTACTCGTCCCGCCTGCCGCTGTCCCCGCACAGCGTGGGGGGGGTGCTCGCTGCCGCCACCTACCTGCAGATGGAGCACGTCGCAGACACCTGCCGCTCCTTCATCCGCTGCAG TGGGGAGCGAACCACCTTTCACCCCAGACCAGGCCTAGATTTCCCCTCTGCTGGGGTCTCTCTGCCGCCCCCTGCGGTCCTGCTGAGCGCCGGAGCTGTGCCTGTCAACGCACTCCGCTCTCCGGTAACGCGCACGTCGGCCTCCACACCACACGGGGGCGCTGTCCAGGACTCCCACAGACCACAGGGAGAAACTACCAG cTTCGGATGCTGTGGCCTGGGGCTAGATTTAGAGGCTGACCCACCGAGAGCCGCCCGGGATGGGGTGAAGATGGAGGTGGATGAGAAGGGCCAGGGGGAGCTTTCGATGGCGAGGCAGCCCGCTCtgtcccccctccccaccccagaCAGCCCCTCCCGCTCCAGCTGTCACCCCAACTCCCCCTCGGAGGCCAGCGGCTGCGGGAACCAGCCCCCCGACAACCCCACAAGCACT ACTGTCACTGAATCCAGTCCGAATCGAGACCCTAAAGCTTGCAACTGgaagaaatacaaatacattgtcCTGAACCCGCTATGCAGAAGAGCTTCCATCAAaggagaggaaggggaggggCGGGAGGCGGGGCCGGAACCCTGCAACCACACCCCCACTGACATGGACAGGAGGGGCTCTCCTGCCAGCCCCGCCCAGGAGGCGGAGCATGAGGCAGAGAGGAGCCAATCGAACAG gtgctCTCAGTGTCAGGTCTGTCAGCAGAGTTTTCAGCAGGTCTCTGAACtctgtcatcacatcctggtcaCGCACCCCGGAGAAGACCTCCCACAATTCCCCTCTCCCGCTCCAG TGGGAGGAGCCTATACCTGCTCACTGTGTCAGCGCCACCTCACCAAGGAGGAAGTCCAGCAGCGCCTCTTCCTGCGTTGCCGTGGCGACGGAGACTGCGACGACAATCCCAACCAAACCTTCAAGTGTGACAGCTGCTGCTCAGAGTTCCGTTACCGAGGCAACCTGACCGGCAACAAGACCGCCCACAGAG gTGAGAAGCCCTATCGCTGCAGCGTGTGCGGGGCGCAGTTCAACCGTCCCGCCAACCTCAAGACTCACTCCCGAATCCACTCCGGTGAAAAACCCTACCCCTGTGAGACCTGCGGGGCACGCTTCGTACAG gtggctCACCTGCGCGCGCACGTTctcatccacactggagagaaaccgtacccgTGTGAGACGTGTGGCACCCGGTTCCGACACCTGCAGACCCTCAAGAGCCACGTGCgcatccacactggagagaagccttACCAC TGTGAGAAGTGCGACCTTCACTTCAGACACAAGAGTCAGCTGAGACTGCACCTGAGGCAGAAGCATGGAGCCATCACCAACACCAAGATCCGATACAAGGTGCTGTCGGACCCCTATAGAGCTCCCATCAGCTCCTGCTAG
- the LOC117962603 gene encoding thyroid receptor-interacting protein 6-like, translated as MSGPTWLPPRTLGSPERSGVSVSASGPPAYKPPKKVAMATTTKYGAYDQNGGPGVGVATRYQATGPTGGMPSPHVHAEDSGTGGFLSPMSGDPYYPSPPAAKEEKASWNHPVTFDLQAPGSHPSNIDAEIDSLTSMLADMESTPPYPRTPRAQPADRYKPTAPPGGQPQPAPSYHHPPQNQQALSQHQPHYATAPVTSYTPSPSAQPYTPSPSAQPYTPSPAQKSYSYPSQSSKPYPQPVPASYTTASTPPGPRFSVQVQTAQPVRSYSQTGRPAEQAYAPPSPRQHPEPPYRERAPYPDSGQGWYPAPQLPSEAASSLPDGSNRGYQGFAAAPPGPRPYQPSAAGPKRGQEAVPPAAAPQIAGYPRNQGPVNRPEDELDRLTKKLVYDMNHPPTDQYFGRCARCGDNVLGDGTGCIAMDQVFHVECFTCITCQCRLRGQPFYAIEKKSYCENCYISTLERCSKCSQPILDRILRAMGKAYHPHCFTCVVCSRCLDGVPFTVDATSQIHCIEDFHRKFAPRCSVCGKAIMPERGQEETVRIVALDRSFHVNCYMCEDCGSLLSSEGEGRGCYPLDGHILCKGCSARRIQDLSAKISTDC; from the exons ATGTCTGGTCCCACCTGGCTGCCTCCGAGGACTCTGGGTAGTCCTGAACGGTCAGGTGTCTCTGTCTCCGCCTCTGGCCCCCCCGCCTACAAACCGCCCAAGAAGGTCGCCATGGCAACCACAACCAAGTACGGGGCCTACGACCAGAACGGGGGACCTGGCGTTGGCGTGGCAACCAGATACCAGGCCACAGGGCCTACAG GTGGAATGCCGTCGCCACACGTCCATGCAGAGGATTCTGGGACAGGTGGGTTCCTCTCCCCCATGTCGGGGGATCCCTACTACCCATCACCCCCTGCAGCGAAGGAGGAGAAGGCCTCTTGGAACCACCCTGTGACTTTTGACCTTCAG GCGCCCGGATCCCACCCCTCCAACATCGACGCGGAGATCGACTCTCTGACCAGCATGCTAGCGGACATGGAGAGCACCCCCCCGTACCCCCGTACCCCACGGGCACAG CCAGCTGACCGCTACAAACCCACAGCGCCACCTGGTGGGCAGCCCCAACCAGCCCCCAGCTACCACCACCCCCCCCAAAACCAACAAGCCCTCTCCCAACACCAACCCCACTACGCCACCGCGCCCGTGACCTCCTACACCCCCTCTCCCAGCGCCCAgccctacaccccctctcccaGCGCCCAGCCCTACACCCCCTCCCCTGCCCAGAAGAGTTACTCCTACCCTTCCCAGAGCTCCAAGCCCTACCCCCAGCCGGTGCCAGCCTCCTACACCACAGCCTCCACTCCCCCCGGCCCCAGGTTCAGCGTCCAGGTCCAAACGGCCCAGCCAGTCAGGAGCTATTCCCAAACGGGACGGCCAGCAGAGCAAGCCTACGCCCCGCCTTCGCCCCGGCAGCACCCCGAACCCCCCTACAGAGAGCGAGCCCCCTATCCTGACTCGGGACAGGGTTGGTACCCAGCTCCTCAGCTACCCTCGGAGGCTGCCAGCTCCCTGCCGGACGGTTCCAATCGAGGGTATCAGGGTTTTGCTGCTGCCCCTCCGGGACCCAGACCCTACCAGCCCAGCGCTGCGGGGCCAAAGAGGGGCCAGGAGGCCGTCCCGCCAGCAGCTGCCCCCCAGATTGCGGGGTATCCCCGAAACCAG GGTCCAGTCAACCGGCCGGAGGACGAGCTTGACCGGCTGACCAAGAAACTGGTGTACGACATGAACCACCCCCCTACTGACCAGTACTTCG GACGCTGTGCGCGCTGCGGGGACAATGTCCTAGGGGACGGGACGGGTTGCATCGCTATGGACCAGGTGTTCCATGTGGAGTGTTTCACCTGCATCACCTGCCAGTGCCGTCTGAGAGGACAGCCTTTCTATGCCATCGAGAAGAAATCCTACTGCGAGAACTGCTACATT agCACTCTGGAGCGGTGTTCGAAGTGCTCCCAGCCCATCCTGGACCGGATCCTGCGAGCGATGGGGAAGGCCTACCACCCTCACTGCTTCACCTGCGTGGTGTGCAGCCGCTGCCTGGACGGAGTGCCTTTCACTGTGGACGCCACGTCCCAGATCCACTGCATCGAGGACTTCCACAG GAAGTTCGCCCCGCGGTGCTCGGTGTGTGGTAAAGCCATCATGCCGGAGCGTGGGCAGGAGGAGACGGTGAGGATCGTGGCGCTGGATCGCAGCTTCCACGTCAACTGCTACATGTGTGAG GACTGCGGCTCGCTGCTGTCTTCGGAGGGAGAGGGGCGTGGCTGTTACCCTCTCGATGGACACATCCTGTGCAAGGGGTGCAGCGCCCGGAGAATCCAGGACTTGTCTGCCAAAATATCCACTGACTGCTAA
- the LOC117404541 gene encoding somatostatin-1 — MMLCSQLQILLVAVSVSVLLARASGALQSDRLAELLRTDLPEEKEEFSSISLLKMFSDLLKPENAILPAEDSGIRRDATRQLPAPQRDRKAGCKNFFWKTFTSC, encoded by the exons ATGATGCTGTGTTCTCAGCTGCAGATCCTGCTGGTGGCCGTGTCTGTGTCAGTGCTGCTGGCCCGGGCTAGTGGAGCCCTGCAGAGCGATAGGCTGGCTGAGCTACTGAGGACTGACTTACCCGAGGAAAAAGAG GAGTTCTCCAGCATCTCGCTTCTGAAAATGTTTTCGGATCTCCTGAAGCCAGAGAACGCCATCCTCCCCGCCGAGGACTCTGGGATACGAAGGGATGCGACACGTCAGCTCCCCGCGCCGCAGCGCGACCGCAAAGCAGGGTGCAAGAACTTCTTCTGGAAGACGTTCACGTCGTGTTAA